A region of the Canis lupus dingo isolate Sandy chromosome 8, ASM325472v2, whole genome shotgun sequence genome:
AACATGTACTTGTATAATGTGGAGCACACTTGTGGCACCACAGCCCCCCACTACCAGCTTCTGAAGCAGGGTGAGAGCTTTGCCGTACACACTTGCAAGAGCAAATCCACGAGGAACCCTCTCCTTAAGTGGACGGTGGGCGAGGGGGCCCTCAACGAGTTTGCTTTCTCCCCAGATGGCAAGTTCTTGGCATGCGTGAGCCAGGATGGGTTTCTGCGCGTGTTCAACTTTGACTCGGTGGAGTTGCACGGTACGATGAAGAGCTACTTCGGAGGCTTGTTGTGTGTGTGCTGGAGCCCGGATGGCAAGTACATCGTGACGGGCGGCGAGGACGACCTGGTGACGGTCTGGTCTTTTGTGGACTGCCGAGTGATAGCTCGAGGCCACGGGCACAAATCCTGGGTCAGCGTCGTGGCATTCGACCCCTATACCACGAGCGTGGAAGAGAGCGACCCAATGGAGTTTAGTGGCAGCGACGAGGACTTCCAGGACCTTCTTCATTTTGGCCGAGACCGGGCGAACAGCACGCAGTCCCGGCTATCCAAACGGAACTCTGCTGAGAGCCGCCCCGTCAGCGTTACATACCGGTTTGGCTCCGTGGGCCAGGACACACAGCTCTGCCTCTGGGACCTCACGGAAGACATCCTTTTCCCTCACCAGCCCCTTTCAAGAGCAAGGACACACACCAATGTCATGAATGCCACGAGCCCGCCCGCCGGTAGCACCGGGAACAGCGTCACGACACCGGGCAACTccgcacccccgcccctgccccgctccAACAGCCTGCCACACTCCACCGTCTCCAGCGCCGGCAGCAAGAGCAGCGTCGCTGACGGGGCCGTCGCTTCTGGGGTCAGCAAATTTGCGACGCTCTCCCTGCACGACCGGAAGGACAGGCACCACGAGAAGGACCACAAGCGAAACCACAGCATGGGACACATTTCCAGCAAGAGCAGTGACAAACTGAACCTGGTTACTAAAACCAAAACGGACCCAGCAAAGACTCTGGGGACGCCCCTGTGTCCTCGGATGGAAGACGTCCCCTTGTTAGAGCCGCTCATCTGTAAAAAGATAGCACACGAAAGACTGACTGTGTTAATTTTTCTTGAAGACTGTATAGTCACTGCTTGTCAGGAGGGATTTATTTGCACATGGGGAAGGCCTGGTAAAGTGGTAAGTTTTAACCCTTAATGCTGCACCAGATCTAGAACTTGAATaggtagtgattttttttcttgtgggagGGGCGGGGTGTACAATGAATGTGAATGGCACTTCTTACTCTTAATGTAAATCTAAATGCATCAGAGCCATAATTTTGGATACTGCATGCCATGTAATTCTGAATCATTTGATAATTCAACTTAGAacgtttaaaaaaatataatcaaactaATTGCCAGCCAAGTCAGTCACCCTCCTGGGAGTATATAGAGTCCCAAGGTTAGCGCTCCTGTATTAGACTATTTCGACTTTAGGAAAATCATGACAGTGTGGGAAAACAATgactttaaaatgctaaaattaaaatttctgctttAACTGGAATATTTTTGCTTAACTACTCAATTAGGATGTTGTACACCTGATCAGAGCGTGTTCAGTGCAGACGGCCATTAACTGTCATTTATAGTCCGGTTTTTATCTTAGTCATAAAATGTTTAGGAATCTATGAAATTTAACTTTAGGAACAAAGCATTCAGCAGGGTTGattgatattatttttacattgttcTGGCAATCCACAGAAAGAGAAgagccttaatttttaaaacccattttagtcattttatgacaattaaaattgtttaataaacatcttttttcaaagaagcagttTGTAGCACTTTGATTGAGATTCTGTGCACTGAATAAACACCCACATTCCTCGGAGCCTGGACAGCTCCCGGAGCCGCGGCCGAACCGCCAGCAGCGCTTGTCAGAAGTGCCTCTTGCCACATAAGCCAAGACCTTTTGTGTTGGATGCGCTTcgcttatgttttttttttccaacaaggGAAAGGAggttttggtttctttggtggttttctgtggggttttttgttgttgctgttgttgttgttgctgttcttgttgctgttgtttttggtCAGGAAGGCCCAGGACAGAGGCCTTGTTTTGTAAAGACTGACAGGCTCCCCGAGGGTCAACATGCTTCCCGAGGTTGCcctggtttgggttttgttttcctgcCCAGACTTCTCATCCCGGGGTGGCTGCCGTGATCCCGCTCGGGCTCCGTCCTTGGTGGCTTCCACCCGGCGTGTCTCACTGCTGGCCTCTCAGCCGCCTGCGTGAGCTCCCGTAACGGGTAGCTGCTTCCGTGGGGCCTGCACAGTTCTGATGCCTGTGGTCCTTATCGGCTGTGTGAGGAATTTCAAATTCCAGTTTCACGTCGGGGGGAGATGGTTCTTTGAGCTACGTGTTTCCTGTCAAGATGATGGTTACCTTGTTAACTTATTTTGGTCATCTCAGTTTGTTTACTGTTTTGCACGCCTTTATAATTAAACGTAGAGATGCTGATTGTTTACACTTGTTTGAGTAGTGGATGCAGTTCAGCCAAGTGGGCTCCTGGAGACATTCGCTTCTCTGCAGTGTTCAGCTGTGGTGACGGAGCAGTAGCTCTGTGCGCTCTAATGCAGCCCTCCCGGAAGGCCAGCCCCCACTTCCCTGGGCCTGCTCAtgccacccctccaccccacccagtTCCCACCCAATCCGTCCGCCCTGCCCATCCTGCTCCTGAAATGGGAGGGGTTTCTGTTGGATGGCAGTGTTCCAGCACAGGAGAAGTGAGGAGGCCTTCCCGGggcatcccacccccaccccgccccccgttTATGCATGATGTCCACAGGTATATGTGTTAATGTCCTGTTTGCTCTTAAGATACGGTCCTTTGTTCCTAAATGTTAAGTGACCTAAGGTAGCAAAGACAGCGTCCTTGTGGACTGTTTCAACTTTGGAGGCTAAATTGAGATGTCAGACGGAGAGAATCAGAGCCAACACTCCAGGTGCAATTTTATGTACCCACATGattctagaaatttcatttcaaatgctTCTGAGGCATTGAGTATGCAGTTTCAAAATTCAGGACTTTGTATTTGGCCCAGGCAATGAATGGCTGATCCCAGGTAAGTAGCCTTTATGGGGACGCTTATTGTGACCTTTCGGTTCTGAGTGCCTTGCTCACTGGCTGCCGCTGCCTGCGCTGCTGGCAGGAATGTGTGATGTGCGCGCTTTCTATGGACCAGGCGCTTCCTGATCCCACACACCCCTTGGCACGCTCAGCTGCGCAGGCTGCGATGAAGGAGAGGGGTGGCTCGGGGGCACCGGGGGTGACTGGTATACCTAGGAGGAGTCTGTTGGGTTGGGTGTGGGAGAGGCAAGAGATGATTGTTCCCGTAAAATCAGGCTCTGAAACGTGCTAACAGAAGCCCGGGGTGTCTCTCTcctgtcccccacctccactccgTTTTAAAAACTGTGGTCACGTCACAGTTTGGGATTTGGGGCTTGGTCACAATCTTGTTCTTCCAGTTTCTGCTGGCGAGTGTATCCTTGAAGTCTGTCCCtatcccctctctgggcccccgTTGCTGGGTGTCAGGTGCTGGGGAGGGGCTGCATGGCCGGCCCTTCTGACACCCACCCCCTTTCTTCGACAGCCTGCAGAGCACTT
Encoded here:
- the WDR20 gene encoding WD repeat-containing protein 20 isoform X5, whose protein sequence is MATEGGGKEMNEIKTQFTTREGLYKLLPHSEYSRPNRVPFNSQGSNPVRVSFVNLNDQSGNGDRLCFNVGRELYFYIYKGVRKRLIDKSRVTCVKWVPGSESLFLVAHASGNMYLYNVEHTCGTTAPHYQLLKQGESFAVHTCKSKSTRNPLLKWTVGEGALNEFAFSPDGKFLACVSQDGFLRVFNFDSVELHGTMKSYFGGLLCVCWSPDGKYIVTGGEDDLVTVWSFVDCRVIARGHGHKSWVSVVAFDPYTTSVEESDPMEFSGSDEDFQDLLHFGRDRANSTQSRLSKRNSAESRPVSVTYRFGSVGQDTQLCLWDLTEDILFPHQPLSRARTHTNVMNATSPPAGSTGNSVTTPGNSAPPPLPRSNSLPHSTVSSAGSKSSVADGAVASGVSKFATLSLHDRKDRHHEKDHKRNHSMGHISSKSSDKLNLVTKTKTDPAKTLGTPLCPRMEDVPLLEPLICKKIAHERLTVLIFLEDCIVTACQEGFICTWGRPGKVGLLSSQNQASSPGGTVV
- the WDR20 gene encoding WD repeat-containing protein 20 isoform X2; its protein translation is MATEGGGKEMNEIKTQFTTREGLYKLLPHSEYSRPNRVPFNSQGSNPVRVSFVNLNDQSGNGDRLCFNVGRELYFYIYKGVRKAADLSKPIDKRIYKGTQPTCHDFNHLTATAESVSLLVGFSAGQVQLIDPIKKETSKLFNEERLIDKSRVTCVKWVPGSESLFLVAHASGNMYLYNVEHTCGTTAPHYQLLKQGESFAVHTCKSKSTRNPLLKWTVGEGALNEFAFSPDGKFLACVSQDGFLRVFNFDSVELHGTMKSYFGGLLCVCWSPDGKYIVTGGEDDLVTVWSFVDCRVIARGHGHKSWVSVVAFDPYTTSVEESDPMEFSGSDEDFQDLLHFGRDRANSTQSRLSKRNSAESRPVSVTYRFGSVGQDTQLCLWDLTEDILFPHQPLSRARTHTNVMNATSPPAGSTGNSVTTPGNSAPPPLPRSNSLPHSTVSSAGSKSSVADGAVASGVSKFATLSLHDRKDRHHEKDHKRNHSMGHISSKSSDKLNLVTKTKTDPAKTLGTPLCPRMEDVPLLEPLICKKIAHERLTVLIFLEDCIVTACQEGFICTWGRPGKVPAEHFSCSQEDRM
- the WDR20 gene encoding WD repeat-containing protein 20 isoform X1 — translated: MATEGGGKEMNEIKTQFTTREGLYKLLPHSEYSRPNRVPFNSQGSNPVRVSFVNLNDQSGNGDRLCFNVGRELYFYIYKGVRKAADLSKPIDKRIYKGTQPTCHDFNHLTATAESVSLLVGFSAGQVQLIDPIKKETSKLFNEERLIDKSRVTCVKWVPGSESLFLVAHASGNMYLYNVEHTCGTTAPHYQLLKQGESFAVHTCKSKSTRNPLLKWTVGEGALNEFAFSPDGKFLACVSQDGFLRVFNFDSVELHGTMKSYFGGLLCVCWSPDGKYIVTGGEDDLVTVWSFVDCRVIARGHGHKSWVSVVAFDPYTTSVEESDPMEFSGSDEDFQDLLHFGRDRANSTQSRLSKRNSAESRPVSVTYRFGSVGQDTQLCLWDLTEDILFPHQPLSRARTHTNVMNATSPPAGSTGNSVTTPGNSAPPPLPRSNSLPHSTVSSAGSKSSVADGAVASGVSKFATLSLHDRKDRHHEKDHKRNHSMGHISSKSSDKLNLVTKTKTDPAKTLGTPLCPRMEDVPLLEPLICKKIAHERLTVLIFLEDCIVTACQEGFICTWGRPGKVGLLSSQNQASSPGGTVV
- the WDR20 gene encoding WD repeat-containing protein 20 isoform X4, giving the protein MWAGSSTSISTRGSARQSHEVGRTEILISVLTEAADLSKPIDKRIYKGTQPTCHDFNHLTATAESVSLLVGFSAGQVQLIDPIKKETSKLFNEERLIDKSRVTCVKWVPGSESLFLVAHASGNMYLYNVEHTCGTTAPHYQLLKQGESFAVHTCKSKSTRNPLLKWTVGEGALNEFAFSPDGKFLACVSQDGFLRVFNFDSVELHGTMKSYFGGLLCVCWSPDGKYIVTGGEDDLVTVWSFVDCRVIARGHGHKSWVSVVAFDPYTTSVEESDPMEFSGSDEDFQDLLHFGRDRANSTQSRLSKRNSAESRPVSVTYRFGSVGQDTQLCLWDLTEDILFPHQPLSRARTHTNVMNATSPPAGSTGNSVTTPGNSAPPPLPRSNSLPHSTVSSAGSKSSVADGAVASGVSKFATLSLHDRKDRHHEKDHKRNHSMGHISSKSSDKLNLVTKTKTDPAKTLGTPLCPRMEDVPLLEPLICKKIAHERLTVLIFLEDCIVTACQEGFICTWGRPGKVGLLSSQNQASSPGGTVV
- the WDR20 gene encoding WD repeat-containing protein 20 isoform X3, producing MATEGGGKEMNEIKTQFTTREGLYKLLPHSEYSRPNRVPFNSQGSNPVRVSFVNLNDQSGNGDRLCFNVGRELYFYIYKGVRKAADLSKPIDKRIYKGTQPTCHDFNHLTATAESVSLLVGFSAGQVQLIDPIKKETSKLFNEERLIDKSRVTCVKWVPGSESLFLVAHASGNMYLYNVEHTCGTTAPHYQLLKQDGKFLACVSQDGFLRVFNFDSVELHGTMKSYFGGLLCVCWSPDGKYIVTGGEDDLVTVWSFVDCRVIARGHGHKSWVSVVAFDPYTTSVEESDPMEFSGSDEDFQDLLHFGRDRANSTQSRLSKRNSAESRPVSVTYRFGSVGQDTQLCLWDLTEDILFPHQPLSRARTHTNVMNATSPPAGSTGNSVTTPGNSAPPPLPRSNSLPHSTVSSAGSKSSVADGAVASGVSKFATLSLHDRKDRHHEKDHKRNHSMGHISSKSSDKLNLVTKTKTDPAKTLGTPLCPRMEDVPLLEPLICKKIAHERLTVLIFLEDCIVTACQEGFICTWGRPGKVGLLSSQNQASSPGGTVV
- the WDR20 gene encoding WD repeat-containing protein 20 isoform X6, coding for MYLYNVEHTCGTTAPHYQLLKQGESFAVHTCKSKSTRNPLLKWTVGEGALNEFAFSPDGKFLACVSQDGFLRVFNFDSVELHGTMKSYFGGLLCVCWSPDGKYIVTGGEDDLVTVWSFVDCRVIARGHGHKSWVSVVAFDPYTTSVEESDPMEFSGSDEDFQDLLHFGRDRANSTQSRLSKRNSAESRPVSVTYRFGSVGQDTQLCLWDLTEDILFPHQPLSRARTHTNVMNATSPPAGSTGNSVTTPGNSAPPPLPRSNSLPHSTVSSAGSKSSVADGAVASGVSKFATLSLHDRKDRHHEKDHKRNHSMGHISSKSSDKLNLVTKTKTDPAKTLGTPLCPRMEDVPLLEPLICKKIAHERLTVLIFLEDCIVTACQEGFICTWGRPGKVGLLSSQNQASSPGGTVV
- the WDR20 gene encoding WD repeat-containing protein 20 isoform X7, with amino-acid sequence MKSYFGGLLCVCWSPDGKYIVTGGEDDLVTVWSFVDCRVIARGHGHKSWVSVVAFDPYTTSVEESDPMEFSGSDEDFQDLLHFGRDRANSTQSRLSKRNSAESRPVSVTYRFGSVGQDTQLCLWDLTEDILFPHQPLSRARTHTNVMNATSPPAGSTGNSVTTPGNSAPPPLPRSNSLPHSTVSSAGSKSSVADGAVASGVSKFATLSLHDRKDRHHEKDHKRNHSMGHISSKSSDKLNLVTKTKTDPAKTLGTPLCPRMEDVPLLEPLICKKIAHERLTVLIFLEDCIVTACQEGFICTWGRPGKVGLLSSQNQASSPGGTVV